The Achromobacter deleyi region GGCGACCGTGGGCGGCTGATGGCCCATGACATTGAAGAAACTGAAGGGCGCCGCGTTGACGACGCCTTTGCCCGAGACGGTGGTAACCCATGCGATCGGGCGCGGCGTGACGGTCGAGGTCAGCACGTTGTAGACCGTCTGCGCCGGCAAGGCGCTGAAATCAAAGTGCATTGCTCAGGCCTCCTGCGAGCCGCCGGCGTTGACGGCCGATACCGCGCGCTTTTCGCGGGTGTCGACCTGCAACTGGAACACGTCGGGCCGGGCATAGTGCCCCGACACGTCGAAGTCGTACTTGCCGCGCAGGATCTGGTTGGGATTGATGTCGGCGTACAGGATGGTCTCGTCCGAGAAATCCGGACCGGCCAGCACCTCGCCCAAGGGATCGATGATTGCGCTGCCGCCGCGCATCAGCACGGTGTCTGGCGCGTCGCCCAGCGCGCATTCGAAGTCCTCGGGATAGGCGCCGCGGCGCAAGTGCTGGCAAGCCGTCAGCACATAGCAGCGGCCTTCCAGCGCAATGTGGCGCATGCTGGGAATCCAGCTGTCGCGGTCGTCGGCGGTGGGCGCGCAATACAGCGCCACGCCCTGGCTGTACATGTACATGCGCAGCATGGGCATGTAGTTTTCCCAGCAGATGACCGCGCCGACCTTGCCGTACGGGGTATCGAAGACCGGCAGGGTCGAGCCGTCGCCAAAGCCCCAGATCAGCCGCTCGCCGGCGGTGGGCATCAGCTTGCGGTGCTTGCCGGCAAGACCCTGCTGGCCGTTGAAGTACAGCACGGTGCAGTACAGCGTGCCGCCGTCGGCCTCGATGCAGCCCATCACCACGAAGCTGTCGGTGTCGGCCGCGGCCTGCGCAACCAGCGCGACCTCTTCGCCGTCCAGGCGGATGGCCTGCTGGTGATAGCTGGCGAAGGCGTCGCGGCCCTCGGGCTTGCGCATGCCGATGGGCGCGCCGAAGGAATTGCCCTTGGGATAGCCGCCCAGGAAGGCTTCCGGAAACACCAGCACGCGGGCGCCTTGCTCGGCCGCCTGGCGGATCAGCGACGCCGCCTTGCGCGCGCAGGCCACGCTGTCGGTGGGGATGGACGCCGCCTGGATGACGGCAGCCTTGAAACTCTGTTGCACGGACATGTCTCTCCTCTCTTCTTAATGGACGGGGTCTTCGTCGATGGCCTGGGCGCGCGTATTGGGCAGGAACAGGCTGCCGATGATGCCCACGATCACCATCACCGCCACCGGATACATCAGGCCGCCGAAGATATTGCCGCTGGCCTGGGCCAGGTAGGTGGCGGTAAACGGCACGATACCCCCAAAAATGCCGGCGCCGATGTGATACGGGAACGACAGCGCGGTGTAGCGGATGCGCGCCGGGAACAATTCGACCAGATAGGACGCGACCGGCCCGTAGACCATGGCGACCACCGCGGTCATCAGCACCAGGATCAGGATGATGGTGGCGCGGTCGATGCGCGCGGGATCCGCCCGGTCCGGGTAGCCGGCGGCGGCCAGCGCCTTGGCATAGCCCGCGCGGTCAAAGCCGTTGACGGTGACGCCGCCCACGCTCATGGCGATCTCCTGGCCCGGCAGCGGCGCCGCGTATTCGAAGTTGATGCCCTTGCCGACCAGGAATTTCTTGGCCTGCACGCAAACCTTCTTGTGGTCGGCGTGGCTGCCTATCATGGCCGCCTGCAGCCCGAAATCGCAGGCGCCGCCGCGGGTGTCGGCATGCACGCGCACCGGGGTCGTCTGCATGGCCTGCGCCAGGGCCGGATTGCCGGCGTTGAGCAGGACGTCGAACATGGCGTGATAGCCCAGGGCGCCAATGAAGAGGCCCGCCATCATGATCCACTTGCGGCCGATGCGATCCGACAGCCAGCCGAACAGCACGAAGGTCGGCGCGCCAATGATGAAGCCGATCAGGATCAGCGAGTAGACCGTGGTCTGATCCAGTTGCACGGCCTGCTGCATGAAGATCATGACGTAGAACTGGCCGGTGAAGTAGGTGGCGCCCTGCCCGGCGGTCACGCCGATCAACGCCAGCAGCACGAGCCTCAGGCTGGGCCACTGCCCGAACGTTTCCTTGACGGGGTTCCTGGACAAGCGGTTCTGCTGCTTCATCCGCGTGAAGACTGGCGACTCGTGCAGCTTGGCGCGCACGTAGATGGAGATGGCCAGCATCACGATCGACAGGATGAACGGCAGGCGCCAGCCCCATTGCCGGAAATCTTCGGCGCTCATCGAGGCCTGGGTGCACAGGATCACGACCAGGGACAGGATCAGGCCGGCGGACGAGGTGATCTGGATCCAGCCCGTCAACAGGCCGCGCCGCTTCGGTTCGCAGTGCTCGGCCACGTAGATGACGGCGCCGCCGTATTCGCCCCCGACCGCCAGGCCCTGGACGACCCGCAGCGTCAACAGCAGGATCCACGACAGGTGGCCCGCCGATTCATAAGTGGGCAGGCAGCCGATCAGCACGGTCGCCCCGCCCATCATCACCACGGTGATCAGGAAGGTGTACTTGCGGCCCAGCTTGTCGCCCAGGTAGCCGAACATCACGGCGCCCAGCGGCCGGATGATGAAGCCCACGGCCAGCGCCCCCAGGGCGGCCAGCAGCGCCACCGTGGGGTTGTCCTGCGGGAACAGCACCTGGCTCATGAAGACGGCGAGCGTTCCGTAGATGAAGAAGTCGTACCACTCGAACAAGGTGCCCAGGGTCGAGGCCACCACCACCTGGCGTTCCTCTTTTTTGCTGAGCGTTGGCCCGTCGTCGAGCCGCGGCATTGCCAGATTTGCTTCCATGCTTGCTTTCCCCTGTCGTTTTAGATTGATACTGCTGTATGCATTAACTATTATCAAACTTAAAACCCGACATGAAATAGCTAGGGGAAACCCGGCGAAACCGCCCCCGCCGACCGCCTGGAGCCCCGCAAGGCCGCTGCTACACTGCCGCCAGAGACACAGTGGAGGCAGTAATGGCACGGCCCGCCGGCAAGGTTGAAAAGAACACGGAACAGACGCCGGCCACGGCGCGCAGGGGCATTCAGTCGATCGAGGTGGGGTTCCGGATCCTGGACGTGATCCGCAAGGCCGGCCGCCCGCTGCCCTTGAAGGAAATCGCGGACGCCTGTGAACTGACCGTCCCCAATGTCCACTACTACCTGGTGAGTTTCCAGAAGGTGGGCGTGGTGCTGCAGCACGCCGACACAGGCCACTATGGCCTCGGGCCCTATGCCCTGCGACTGGGCCTGGCGGCCCTGGAGCAGTTCGATGTATTCACGACAGCCCGGCCCATCATGGCCGAAGTGGCCGCGGCCACCGGGCATACCGTGTTCCTGGGTGTGTGGGGCAACAAGGGCCCGACCATCGTCTACCGCGTGGAAGGCAGCCGCAGCCGGCCCTTGCTGGAATTGCGCGTGGGCACCGTGATGCCCCTGCTGTCGTCGGCGCTGGGCCGCAACTTCCTGGCGCATCTGCCGGCCGCCATCACCCGCGAACTGCTGGAGCAGGAGATGGCCTCGGCCATGCCCGAAAGCCACGGCGGCGCACCCGGCAATTCATACACGATGCAGGACGTGCAGGCGATCCGCGACGAGGTGCAAAAGCACCACATCAGCCGTTGCCGCCACGCGCTGCTGCCGCACTTCACGTCGCTGTCCGCGCCCATCTTCGACATGCTGGGCGAAATGAAGGCGGCCATCACCCTGATGGGGCCCGTGGGCGCCATCGACGACGACCTGGAATCCGACACCGCGCGGCTGCTCAGCGAGAAAGCCCGCTCGATCTCGGCCACGGCGGGCTGGGTGGACCCGGACGCGCGCTGAACGGCGCGTACCGGGACGACGGGGGCATCAGCCCTCGGCGACGATCTTGGCGTCCTGGATGGTCTTGGCGTACTTCTGCTGTTCGTTCTTCATGAACTCGGCAAAACGCTGCACGCTGCCACCGCCATCTTCCGCGCCCACCTGCGCAAGCTTTTCCTGCACGTCCGCCATCGCCAGCACCTGGTCGATGTCGCGGTTCATGCGCTGGACCATGGCGTCGGGCATCCTGCCCGGGCCCACCATGCCGAACCAGATGCTGGCCTCGAATCCGGGATAGCCTTGCTCGGCCACCGTCGGCACGTCGGGCTGGCTCTTGGACCGCTTCTGCAGGGTCTGGGCCAGGGCGATCACCTTGCCCGACTGCAGCAGCGGCGTGGCCGTCGTCATGCCTTCGAAGCAATACTGCACGTGGCCGCCCATCAGGTCGTTCATCAGGGGCGCGGACCCCTTGTAGGGCACGTGCAGCACATCGATGCCGGCGCGGGCCTTGAAGATTTCCAGCGCCAGGTGCTGGGCCGAGCCGCTGCCGGCGGAACCGAACACGATCTTGCCCGGCTGGGCGCGGCACAGCTTGACGAGGTCGGGCAGGTTCTTTGCCGGCTGGCTTGCGCCGCCGATCAGGATGGTGGGCGTCTTGCCGACCAGGGCGATGGGCGTGAAATCGCGCTCCACCGAGTACGCCAGCTTGGGCTGCAAGCCCGGCGCGATGCCGTGGCTGTTCACGTGGGCCATCAGCAGGGTGTTGCCATCGTTGGCCTGGCGCGCGACCTGCTCGGCGGCGATGATGCCCGCCGCCCCGGCGCGGTTCTCGACGATGACCGGGATGTTCCACAGTACGCCCAGCTTCTGTCCCAGCAGGCGCGCCAGCACATCGGTGCCCCCGCCCGCGGGAAATCCCACCACGATCTTCACTGGCCCGGACGGCATGTCTTGCGCCCGCGCCGTCGCGGGCAGGACGAGCGCCGCCCCCAGTGCCGCCGCGCTGGTCATGAATTGCCTACGTTGCATTGTTGTCTCCTCGCGCGCCGGTCCAAAAGGCCGGCGACTGGTTATGGATGCACTGCCTGCCACTGTCGCGTCCGGCCGTCTTCGCGGCCTGGATGCTGCACAGCTGTACTACGCCTGCATGAACGTCGCCGGACCCGGTCAGGGCGCGGCCAGCCGTTGCGCCAGCTGCGCGGACTGCACGCTGTCCAGCTCCACCAGCGGCGGCCTGACGGTGGCCCACGCCGGATCCTGCCTGCGCTGGGCGATGGCGGCCTTCATGGCCGGAATCATCGGATAGGCCTGGAATATCGCGCGGGTCTCGTTCAATGCGCGCTGCCTGTCCTCGGCGCCGTCCTCGCGCCAATGGCGGTGAAGTTCGACGATGGGACCCGCGTTGACATTGCCGGTTGCCGTGATGCAGCCGACGCCGCCGGCGCGCATGGTATTGAGCAGCACCGCCTCGGTGCCAGCGAACACGTCAAAGCCGCGCGGCTGGAAGTCGCGCAGCATCGCCTCGGTGTTGGCCCAGTCGCCCGAGCTGTCCTTGATCCCCGCGATGATGCCGGGAAACTCGTTCAGCAGGCGGTCGATCAGGCCCAGGCTGATGCCCACGCCCGACACCGGCGGGATGTGATACAGGTAGATGCGCAGACGGTCGTCCGCGACCCGCTCGATCACGTGGGCAAAGGCCCGGAACAGGCCTTCGTCGCTGACGCCCTTGTAATAGAAGGGAGGCAGCATGAGCACCCCGCCGCAACCCGCGGCAACCGCGTGCCGCGTCATCTCCACCGCGTCGGGCAGGGCGCAGGCGCCCGTGCCCGGCATCATGCGCGCCGGAGGCAGGCCCGCGTCCAGCAAGGCGTCCAGCAGCAGACGTTTTTCGGCCACGCTGAGCGAATTGGCTTCGGAGTTGGTGCCGAAGATCGCCAGCCCCGCGCCCTGCTCCAGCAAAGAGCGGCAATGCTCGACAAAGCGCGGCGCGCTGGGCGACAAGTCCGCGTTGAAGGGCGTCAGGACGGGCGAATAGACGCCCTGCGGGCGATCAGCGGCAACAGTGCTCATGAAGTTCTCCAGTCAATCAACGGGCGACGCGGGTCCACTTGCCATACCGTTCGACCATGCGTTCGTCAAAACCGAACCCAAGTCCCGGCTCCTGATGCAAGACCACGCGACCCTGCTTGTGGGTCAATTGGCGATCGACCAGCTTGCGGAAATTCAGGACCTGGTCGTCCCAGAAAAATTCGACATAGCGCGCATTCGGCGTTGCGGCCACCAGCGGCGCATGCACGTCATGGAACCAGTGCGGGCAGACCACCACGCCATAGCTGGCCGCCGTGGCGGCGATGCGCTTCCACTCCGTGATGCCGCCGCAAACCGCCGCATCCGTCTGCAGGATGCCAGCGGCGCCCTTATCCAGCAATTCCTTGTGATACCAGCGGCCGTAGCCGATCTCGGCGGTGGCGATCGGCAGGTGCGTCAGGCGCGCCAGCTTGGCGTGACTGTCGATGTCGTCCGGACCGAAGGGCTCTTCGATGAAATAGGGCTCGTACTGCTCGAAGCGCCGGATGTACTGCATGGCCTGGGTCACGTCCTGCCAGGCGTTGTTGCAGTCCATCATCAGCTCGACGTCCGGCCCCACGGCCTCGCGCGCGGCCTTCAGGCGTGCCTCTTCCTCGCGCGGCGACAGGCGGCCGGTCTTCATCTTGACGGCGCGGAATCCCTTGTCCACATAGCTGGCCATTTCCTCGCCCAGGTGCTGCGGGGTCTTGCCGTCCAGGTAGTAGCCGCCGCTGGCGTAGGCCGGCACGGTTTCGAGTTCCATGGCTCCCAGGAATTTGTGCAGCGGCAGGCCCGCCGTCTTGGCATTCAGGTCCCACAGCGCGATGTCCAGCGCGCTCAGCGCCCGCATCACCGTGCCCTGGCGGCCTTGCAGCAGCGCCTCCTGGTACATGGATTGCCACAGGCCTTCGACGGCGTGCGAGTCCTTGCCCAGCAGCACCGGGCCCAGCAGGCTCTGGACGGCCGCCTCGAAGATGGCGCCGCCGGCGCTGCCGACATAGCAAAAGCCGATGCCTTCCACCCCATCGGTGGAACGTACCTTCACCAGGCCGTAGTGGCGCGTGGAAACAGTGCGATTCGAGAACGAGGTGACTTTATCCAGAGGCACCACGGCGGCGCATACGTCTATGGATTCAATGATGGGCACGGTGGCTCCTTGGTAGCGGGAATGTTCTGACAGGCTTGATCGGCGCGCCTTGCGCTGCCTCAACGCCCTGGACGTATTCTTCCCTCTGCCAAAGAAAACAACAATTATCTTCATCCATCTTTAGAATATGGAAAAAACATCTTCTCAAGAGACAAGCCGCCGTGGACTCGCGTTTCCTGCAAACCTATGTGCATGTGGTGGAGCTGGGCTCCATCGCCCAGGCCGCAAGGCACCAGGGGCTGACGCCGGCCACCGTGCAGCAAAGGCTGCGGGCATTGGAGGCGGATGTCGGCAGCGCGCTGATTGCGCGCTCGGGGCGCACCGTCAAGCCCACGCCGGCCGGTACCCGCATTCTTGACCGCGCGCGCGGCATCCTGCGCGACGTCCGCGACCTGCGCTCGGCCGCCTCGGACACCGAATTGCCCGCGGGCCCCCTGCGGCTGGGCGCCACGCCCACCGCACTGACCGGCATCATGCCGCCGGTGCTGCGCACTTGGGTCGCGCGCCATCCGCGCATCGAGATTTATATCGAACCGGCGCCCACCACGCTGCTCTACAGCAAGGTGCTGTCCGGCGAACTGGACGGGGCGTTGCTGGTGCATCCGCTCTTTCCCATCCCCAAGACCTGCGTCTGGCGCGATCTGCGCCACGAACCGCTGGTGCTGGTCACCCCTGCCGACATGCAGGTGCGAGACCCGCTGGCCACCATCGAACGAGAGCCCTACATCTGCTATGACCGCAGCGTGGTGGGCGGCAAGATGGCCGACGACTACCTGCGGGCGCGCGATCTGCGGCCGCGGGTCAGGTTTGAACTCGACGGTATCGATTCCATCGCCAAGCTGGTGTCGGAGGGATTGGGGGTGGCGCTGCTGCCCGATTGGGCCACCACCGGAACCCCGTCGGCGCGCGTCAGGCGCTGGCCGCTGCCCGCGCCCTGTCCGGTGCGCACCGTGGGCGCGATCTGGCCGCGGTCCGGCGTGCGCTCGGAATTGATGCGGGCGTTCGTGGAACTGACCGAGTCGCAGCTCGGCCTGGGCTGAAACGCCCGGTAACGCGGCGGCTAGGCGATGGCGTCCTGGCCATTGCGGGCCACGATCACGCCACCGGAAACCACCAGGCGGCGGGGCGCCCGTTTCACCACGGCTTCCGCCACGCAGCTCGCGTCAACCAGCACCAGGTCGGCGCGAGCGCCAGGGACCAGGCCGTAATCCGCAAACCCGCATGCGCGGGCCGCGGCGCCGGCCACGCAATCAAACGCCCACTCGATCTCATCGTCGCGCCGCAGGTCGTTGCGCAAGCCGATGAGCGTGGCGCGGGCCAGCATGTCGGGACTGCCGTAGGGCGTCCAGGTATCGCGGATGCCGTCGTTGCCGCCAAAGAGGGTTACCCCGGCCTCGCGGCAGGCGCGCACTGATGGCACGGGCCGCGACGCAGGCGCGGTGGTCAGCAAGGCCACGTCCAGCGCGGCCAGGCGCTTGAGCAGGCCGTCGAGCCGCTTGGCGTCAATGCCGCCCAGACAGAAGGCATGGCTGATGACAACCTTGCCGTTCATGCCCAGGGCCTGGGCGCGGTCCAGGATCAGATCCAGCGTGAAGGCGCCCAGTTCGCCCGGCTCGTGCAGGTGGATGTCCGCCGGCTTGCCGTGCTTGTCGGCCAGTCCGAACAACACGTCCAGGGACCTTGCGGGGTCGCGATCGATGGCGGACGGGTCCAGCCCGCCGAGCACGTCGGCTCCCTGCGCCAGCGCCTGGTCCAGCAGTTCGGCCGTGCCGGCACGGGCCAGCAGCCCCGATTGCGGGAAGGCCACCGTTTGAATTTCAACGCGGCCGGCAAGTTCCTGCTGCGTGGCCTGCACGCCGTCCAGATGGCGCAAACCCGCATCGGTGTCGATATCGACGTGCGTCCGGATGCGGGTGGTGCCTTCGCGCAGAAAGGCCAGGGCCAGTGCGCGCGAATGGCTTGCGGCATCGTGGCCGGTGCTGGCGCGCCAGGCGCGTTCATTGTCGATGCGGTCGGTCAGCGCCGGCCCGACCTCGTTCACGTACCAAGGCGAACCCCAGGTCGTCTTGTCCAGATGGGTATGCCCTTCGATCAGGCCGGGCAGCAGCAAGGCTGCACCGCCATCTTCCACGGCGACGGCGGGATCCGGATTGAGAGTGGGGCCGATTTGCTGGATGCGGCCACCGCGCACCCGCACGTCCACGGCATTGCCTTGCGGCGTGCGGACGTTCTTCAGGAGCAGATCCGCCATTTCAGACTTGAGGCGGTTCGATCCAGAAGAAGCGTTCGCCCTGGCGGACCATGTCGGCCACGCCTTCGGCGCCAATGCGATAGTCGGTGCCCATGAGCGTGGCCCCGCCGTCTTCATGGATATGGATGACGGCCAGCGGGTCATTGGCCATGGTGTACCAGTAGTAACCGGGCTTGAGATCGTGCAGGTCAGTATTCATGCTTCGAGTATACAAATATCCTCGGGCAGTTTTCAAAAAGACAACACAAATTCAGACGACGCCTGACACGAGAGTCGTGACACGTCATACTCCCTTGCGAGGCTTAAATAAAGCTCACTCAGTTGGCACGTGTCGACTCGGCCGCAACGGCAATAACGCGCAAGCGTTGATCGTGAGGGGAACAGCGAGCACATGAAAAGGCAGTCACTCCAATTC contains the following coding sequences:
- a CDS encoding LysR family transcriptional regulator, whose translation is MDSRFLQTYVHVVELGSIAQAARHQGLTPATVQQRLRALEADVGSALIARSGRTVKPTPAGTRILDRARGILRDVRDLRSAASDTELPAGPLRLGATPTALTGIMPPVLRTWVARHPRIEIYIEPAPTTLLYSKVLSGELDGALLVHPLFPIPKTCVWRDLRHEPLVLVTPADMQVRDPLATIEREPYICYDRSVVGGKMADDYLRARDLRPRVRFELDGIDSIAKLVSEGLGVALLPDWATTGTPSARVRRWPLPAPCPVRTVGAIWPRSGVRSELMRAFVELTESQLGLG
- a CDS encoding MFS transporter, coding for MEANLAMPRLDDGPTLSKKEERQVVVASTLGTLFEWYDFFIYGTLAVFMSQVLFPQDNPTVALLAALGALAVGFIIRPLGAVMFGYLGDKLGRKYTFLITVVMMGGATVLIGCLPTYESAGHLSWILLLTLRVVQGLAVGGEYGGAVIYVAEHCEPKRRGLLTGWIQITSSAGLILSLVVILCTQASMSAEDFRQWGWRLPFILSIVMLAISIYVRAKLHESPVFTRMKQQNRLSRNPVKETFGQWPSLRLVLLALIGVTAGQGATYFTGQFYVMIFMQQAVQLDQTTVYSLILIGFIIGAPTFVLFGWLSDRIGRKWIMMAGLFIGALGYHAMFDVLLNAGNPALAQAMQTTPVRVHADTRGGACDFGLQAAMIGSHADHKKVCVQAKKFLVGKGINFEYAAPLPGQEIAMSVGGVTVNGFDRAGYAKALAAAGYPDRADPARIDRATIILILVLMTAVVAMVYGPVASYLVELFPARIRYTALSFPYHIGAGIFGGIVPFTATYLAQASGNIFGGLMYPVAVMVIVGIIGSLFLPNTRAQAIDEDPVH
- a CDS encoding IclR family transcriptional regulator is translated as MARPAGKVEKNTEQTPATARRGIQSIEVGFRILDVIRKAGRPLPLKEIADACELTVPNVHYYLVSFQKVGVVLQHADTGHYGLGPYALRLGLAALEQFDVFTTARPIMAEVAAATGHTVFLGVWGNKGPTIVYRVEGSRSRPLLELRVGTVMPLLSSALGRNFLAHLPAAITRELLEQEMASAMPESHGGAPGNSYTMQDVQAIRDEVQKHHISRCRHALLPHFTSLSAPIFDMLGEMKAAITLMGPVGAIDDDLESDTARLLSEKARSISATAGWVDPDAR
- a CDS encoding dihydrodipicolinate synthase family protein — protein: MSTVAADRPQGVYSPVLTPFNADLSPSAPRFVEHCRSLLEQGAGLAIFGTNSEANSLSVAEKRLLLDALLDAGLPPARMMPGTGACALPDAVEMTRHAVAAGCGGVLMLPPFYYKGVSDEGLFRAFAHVIERVADDRLRIYLYHIPPVSGVGISLGLIDRLLNEFPGIIAGIKDSSGDWANTEAMLRDFQPRGFDVFAGTEAVLLNTMRAGGVGCITATGNVNAGPIVELHRHWREDGAEDRQRALNETRAIFQAYPMIPAMKAAIAQRRQDPAWATVRPPLVELDSVQSAQLAQRLAAP
- a CDS encoding mandelate racemase/muconate lactonizing enzyme family protein; its protein translation is MPIIESIDVCAAVVPLDKVTSFSNRTVSTRHYGLVKVRSTDGVEGIGFCYVGSAGGAIFEAAVQSLLGPVLLGKDSHAVEGLWQSMYQEALLQGRQGTVMRALSALDIALWDLNAKTAGLPLHKFLGAMELETVPAYASGGYYLDGKTPQHLGEEMASYVDKGFRAVKMKTGRLSPREEEARLKAAREAVGPDVELMMDCNNAWQDVTQAMQYIRRFEQYEPYFIEEPFGPDDIDSHAKLARLTHLPIATAEIGYGRWYHKELLDKGAAGILQTDAAVCGGITEWKRIAATAASYGVVVCPHWFHDVHAPLVAATPNARYVEFFWDDQVLNFRKLVDRQLTHKQGRVVLHQEPGLGFGFDERMVERYGKWTRVAR
- a CDS encoding Bug family tripartite tricarboxylate transporter substrate binding protein produces the protein MQRRQFMTSAAALGAALVLPATARAQDMPSGPVKIVVGFPAGGGTDVLARLLGQKLGVLWNIPVIVENRAGAAGIIAAEQVARQANDGNTLLMAHVNSHGIAPGLQPKLAYSVERDFTPIALVGKTPTILIGGASQPAKNLPDLVKLCRAQPGKIVFGSAGSGSAQHLALEIFKARAGIDVLHVPYKGSAPLMNDLMGGHVQYCFEGMTTATPLLQSGKVIALAQTLQKRSKSQPDVPTVAEQGYPGFEASIWFGMVGPGRMPDAMVQRMNRDIDQVLAMADVQEKLAQVGAEDGGGSVQRFAEFMKNEQQKYAKTIQDAKIVAEG
- a CDS encoding carbon-nitrogen hydrolase family protein, with protein sequence MSVQQSFKAAVIQAASIPTDSVACARKAASLIRQAAEQGARVLVFPEAFLGGYPKGNSFGAPIGMRKPEGRDAFASYHQQAIRLDGEEVALVAQAAADTDSFVVMGCIEADGGTLYCTVLYFNGQQGLAGKHRKLMPTAGERLIWGFGDGSTLPVFDTPYGKVGAVICWENYMPMLRMYMYSQGVALYCAPTADDRDSWIPSMRHIALEGRCYVLTACQHLRRGAYPEDFECALGDAPDTVLMRGGSAIIDPLGEVLAGPDFSDETILYADINPNQILRGKYDFDVSGHYARPDVFQLQVDTREKRAVSAVNAGGSQEA
- a CDS encoding amidohydrolase family protein, with amino-acid sequence MADLLLKNVRTPQGNAVDVRVRGGRIQQIGPTLNPDPAVAVEDGGAALLLPGLIEGHTHLDKTTWGSPWYVNEVGPALTDRIDNERAWRASTGHDAASHSRALALAFLREGTTRIRTHVDIDTDAGLRHLDGVQATQQELAGRVEIQTVAFPQSGLLARAGTAELLDQALAQGADVLGGLDPSAIDRDPARSLDVLFGLADKHGKPADIHLHEPGELGAFTLDLILDRAQALGMNGKVVISHAFCLGGIDAKRLDGLLKRLAALDVALLTTAPASRPVPSVRACREAGVTLFGGNDGIRDTWTPYGSPDMLARATLIGLRNDLRRDDEIEWAFDCVAGAAARACGFADYGLVPGARADLVLVDASCVAEAVVKRAPRRLVVSGGVIVARNGQDAIA